In the Leptotrichia sp. oral taxon 212 genome, one interval contains:
- the hpt gene encoding hypoxanthine phosphoribosyltransferase, translating into MFKYSIGTLISKEEISEKVKEMALRIDNDYKGEEILLIGLLRGSVIFLSDLVRELKTEATIDFMVVSSYGNELESSRDVKIKKDLEEDISGRNVIIVEDIIDTGHTLKKVLEMLKIRNPKSIKICTLLDKPERREVKIEVDYTGFKIPDEFVVGYGIDFAQKHRDLPYIGIVKKEEE; encoded by the coding sequence GTGTTCAAATACAGTATTGGAACATTAATCTCAAAAGAAGAAATATCAGAAAAGGTAAAAGAAATGGCACTTCGGATTGACAATGATTATAAAGGGGAAGAAATTTTATTAATTGGCCTTTTACGTGGTTCGGTAATATTTTTAAGCGATCTTGTAAGAGAACTGAAAACAGAAGCAACTATTGATTTTATGGTTGTATCAAGTTACGGAAATGAATTGGAGAGTTCAAGAGATGTAAAAATAAAAAAAGATCTGGAAGAGGATATTAGTGGAAGAAACGTAATAATCGTTGAAGATATAATAGATACAGGGCATACACTGAAGAAGGTTCTGGAAATGCTTAAAATCAGAAATCCAAAAAGTATTAAAATATGTACGCTTCTTGACAAGCCTGAAAGAAGGGAAGTTAAGATAGAAGTTGATTATACAGGATTTAAGATACCTGATGAATTTGTAGTCGGGTATGGAATAGATTTTGCGCAGAAACATAGAGATTTACCTTATATCGGTATTGTAAAAAAAGAGGAGGAATAA
- a CDS encoding adenylosuccinate synthase: protein MENKTFVIVGTQWGDEGKGKIIDVLSPKADYIVRFQGGNNAGHTVVVNDEKFILHLLPSGIINSMGKCVIGAGVVVDIEVLLKEIEELEKRGRKLDNLFIDERAHVIMPYHIEMDKAKEEAMGANKIGTTQRGIGPCYIDKIARNGIRIGDLLEPERFKDKLEWNVKEKNDMLTRYGKATFDLEELYERFMKLAEKIRHRIIDGVVEINEAIEEGKQVLFEGAQALMLDIDYGTYPYVTSSSPTAGGVTVGTGVSPKKINRILGVMKAYTTRVGEGPFPTELNDEMGEKLRAVGHEYGATTGRPRRCGWLDLVIGRYAVLIDGLTDIVLTKIDVLTGFEKIKVAVGYEIDGKIYNSYPGNLRKSKPLNIVYDELPGWTEDITQIKNYDELPENCKKYIEYIEKKLKCNVSMISVGPERSQNIYRYDLTEIVK from the coding sequence ATGGAAAATAAAACTTTTGTGATTGTAGGAACACAATGGGGAGATGAAGGAAAAGGGAAAATAATAGACGTTCTCTCACCTAAGGCTGATTATATCGTAAGATTCCAAGGAGGAAATAATGCCGGTCATACTGTTGTTGTAAATGATGAGAAGTTTATTTTACATCTGCTTCCTTCAGGTATTATAAATTCAATGGGAAAATGTGTTATTGGAGCAGGAGTAGTTGTAGACATTGAAGTACTTCTGAAAGAGATAGAAGAGCTGGAAAAAAGAGGAAGAAAGCTTGACAATCTGTTTATAGATGAAAGGGCTCATGTAATAATGCCTTATCATATTGAGATGGACAAGGCAAAGGAAGAAGCAATGGGAGCAAACAAGATAGGGACAACTCAGAGAGGAATAGGTCCCTGCTACATTGACAAGATTGCAAGAAATGGAATAAGAATAGGAGATTTGCTTGAACCAGAAAGATTCAAGGATAAACTGGAATGGAACGTAAAAGAAAAAAATGATATGCTGACAAGATACGGAAAAGCTACATTTGATTTGGAAGAATTATATGAAAGATTTATGAAACTTGCAGAGAAGATAAGACATAGAATAATAGACGGAGTTGTGGAAATAAATGAAGCCATTGAAGAAGGAAAACAGGTTCTTTTTGAAGGTGCACAGGCATTAATGCTTGATATCGACTATGGAACATATCCTTATGTTACTTCATCTTCACCAACAGCTGGAGGAGTAACGGTGGGTACAGGAGTTTCTCCTAAAAAGATAAACAGAATTCTTGGAGTTATGAAGGCTTACACTACAAGGGTAGGAGAAGGGCCTTTTCCTACAGAGCTTAATGATGAAATGGGAGAGAAGTTAAGGGCAGTAGGGCATGAATATGGTGCAACTACAGGACGTCCTAGAAGATGTGGATGGCTTGATCTTGTAATAGGAAGATATGCTGTACTGATAGATGGGCTGACTGACATTGTATTGACAAAGATTGATGTGCTTACTGGATTTGAAAAGATAAAAGTGGCAGTTGGATATGAAATAGATGGAAAAATTTATAATTCCTATCCTGGAAATTTAAGAAAATCAAAGCCTTTAAATATAGTTTATGATGAGCTTCCTGGATGGACAGAAGATATTACACAGATAAAAAATTATGATGAACTGCCTGAAAATTGTAAAAAATATATAGAATATATAGAAAAAAAATTAAAATGTAATGTTTCAATGATTTCAGTAGGGCCTGAAAGAAGCCAGAATATTTATAGATATGATTTGACTGAAATTGTGAAGTAA
- a CDS encoding rhodanese-like domain-containing protein yields the protein MKMKKMTLLTIIGLICVLGISCGKTGNEKQTVKMSKEVKSEKKAEYKKITSDEAKKMMETEKTIVVDVRTIEEYNEGHIPNAVSIPLETIENEAEAKLKNKDDLILVYCRSGRRSREAALKLIEKGYTNVIDFGGIKDWNGEVVK from the coding sequence ATGAAAATGAAAAAAATGACACTGCTAACAATAATCGGATTAATTTGTGTATTAGGAATTTCATGTGGTAAAACAGGAAATGAAAAACAGACAGTGAAAATGTCGAAGGAAGTAAAAAGTGAAAAAAAGGCTGAATATAAGAAGATAACTTCAGATGAAGCTAAAAAAATGATGGAAACTGAGAAAACTATAGTTGTAGATGTTAGAACTATAGAAGAGTATAACGAAGGACATATTCCAAATGCAGTGTCTATTCCGCTTGAAACTATTGAAAATGAAGCAGAAGCAAAATTAAAAAATAAAGATGATTTGATTTTAGTTTATTGCAGAAGTGGAAGACGAAGCAGGGAAGCGGCATTAAAATTAATTGAAAAAGGTTATACAAATGTAATTGACTTTGGCGGAATAAAAGATTGGAATGGAGAAGTTGTGAAATAG
- the purB gene encoding adenylosuccinate lyase, with protein MENMDIYSNPLAERYSSKEMLHIFSPQFKFRTWRQLWINLAEAEKELGLDFITDEQIEELKKYKDDVDFEVAAEFEKKLRHDVMAHVHTYGEQAKNARKIIHLGATSAYVGDNTDLIQIKEGLLIIRKKLLTLIKRMKEFSLEYKSLPTLGFTHFQAAQLTTVGKRATLWLHSLLLDFEELEFRLDNLRFRGVKGTTGTQASFKELFDGDFEKVKQLDKLVTEKAGFNKKQGVSGQTYDRKVDAQTLNLLSNIAQSAHKFTNDFRLLQHLKELEEPFEKNQIGSSAMAYKRNPMRSERISSLAKYVISSSQTGALVFATQWFERTLDDSASKRLSIPQAFLAVDAILIIWLNIMDGVVVYPKVIEANIQRELPFMATENIIMESVKKGMDRQEVHEIIRELSMEETKEIKLNGKHNNLIERIIKDGRLGLKAEDMEGILVSANYTGFATQQTEDFIREEIDPVLEKYKDEVTEEREELRV; from the coding sequence ATGGAAAACATGGACATATACTCAAATCCATTGGCAGAGAGATATTCAAGCAAGGAAATGTTACATATATTTTCTCCACAATTTAAGTTCAGGACATGGAGACAGCTTTGGATAAATCTAGCAGAAGCTGAGAAGGAACTTGGACTTGATTTTATTACGGATGAACAGATAGAAGAACTTAAAAAATATAAGGATGATGTTGATTTTGAAGTTGCGGCGGAGTTTGAAAAAAAATTGAGACATGATGTAATGGCTCATGTGCACACATACGGAGAACAGGCTAAGAATGCAAGAAAAATAATTCATCTGGGAGCTACGAGTGCCTATGTGGGAGATAATACTGATCTGATTCAGATAAAAGAAGGACTTCTTATTATTAGAAAGAAATTACTCACATTAATTAAAAGAATGAAGGAATTTTCCCTGGAATACAAATCACTTCCTACTTTAGGATTTACACATTTTCAGGCGGCACAGCTTACAACGGTAGGGAAAAGGGCTACTTTGTGGCTTCATTCGCTGCTCCTTGATTTTGAGGAACTGGAATTTAGACTGGATAATCTGAGATTCAGGGGAGTAAAGGGAACTACAGGAACACAGGCAAGTTTTAAGGAACTTTTTGATGGAGATTTTGAAAAAGTAAAACAGCTTGATAAACTGGTTACTGAAAAGGCAGGATTTAATAAAAAACAGGGAGTTTCAGGGCAGACTTATGACAGAAAGGTTGATGCCCAGACATTGAACCTGCTTTCAAATATTGCCCAGTCGGCTCATAAGTTTACGAATGATTTCAGACTTTTACAGCATTTGAAAGAGCTGGAAGAGCCTTTTGAAAAAAATCAGATTGGTTCAAGTGCAATGGCATATAAAAGAAACCCTATGAGAAGTGAAAGAATTTCTTCCCTTGCAAAATATGTGATTTCAAGTTCGCAGACAGGTGCACTTGTATTTGCGACACAGTGGTTTGAAAGAACTCTGGATGATTCTGCAAGTAAGAGATTATCCATTCCTCAGGCATTTTTAGCTGTGGATGCCATTCTTATTATATGGCTTAATATTATGGACGGAGTTGTAGTTTATCCGAAAGTTATAGAGGCAAATATTCAGAGGGAACTGCCGTTTATGGCGACTGAAAACATTATTATGGAATCAGTGAAAAAAGGAATGGACAGACAGGAAGTTCATGAAATTATTAGAGAGCTTTCAATGGAAGAAACAAAGGAAATTAAGCTGAATGGAAAGCATAATAACCTGATTGAAAGAATTATAAAAGATGGAAGACTGGGACTTAAGGCAGAAGATATGGAAGGAATTCTCGTTTCAGCAAATTATACAGGATTTGCAACTCAACAGACAGAAGATTTCATCAGGGAGGAAATAGATCCTGTCCTTGAAAAATATAAGGATGAAGTTACAGAGGAAAGGGAAGAGCTGAGGGTGTAA